The stretch of DNA GTTGCCCATGGAGACCACGCCCACCTCCAGCCGCTCCCCGTCCACGTCCAGCGCATGGACGAGCCGGTCCTCGGGCGCGTCGAAGGGCAGGGCCTCGGGGGCGAAGCGCGGGGCGCCCATGTCGACGCTGACCTGGCCGTCGTTCTCGACCACCAGGGTCAGCGGGCCGCCGGCGGTCTCGACGTGGATCTCGTGCTTGTGGGTCAGGCGCTGGTCGCGCACGAAGCGGGCGAAGCAGCGTGCCCCGTTGCCGCAGTTCTCCACCTCGCTGCCGTCGGCGTTGTAGATCCGGTAGCGGAAATCCATGTCCGGGTCCCGGGGCGGCTCGACGACCAGCAACTGGTCGAAGCCGACGCCGAAGCGGCGATCGGCCAGGCGGCGGATCTCGCCGTCGTCGAGGCGCGCCCGCTGGGTGACCAGGTCGACCACCATGAAGTCGTTGCCGAGACCGTGCATCTTGGTGAAGTGCAGCAGCATCAGCGTGCCTCCCCCTCGTCGTCGGGCAGCAGGGCCTCGCCGGCCCACAGGTCCTCCAGGCGCTCGCGGCGACGCACCAGGTGGACCCGGTCGCCGTCCACCATCACCTCGGGGGGGCGCGGGCGGCTGTTGTAGTTCGAGGCCATCACGAAGCCGTAGGCCCCGGCGGAGCGCACGGCGAGCAGGTCGTCGGCGGCGATGGCCAGGTCGCGGTCCTTGCCCAGGAAGTCGCCGGTCTCGCAGACCGGGCCGACCACGTCGTAGGTGGCGGTGTCGCGGGGCCGGCGGGTATCCACCGGCAGGATGGCCTGCCAGGCCTGGTAGAGGGACGGACGGATCAGGTCGTTCATGCCGGCATCGACGATGGCGAAGTTCCTGGTCTCGCCGGGCTTGAGGAACTCGACCCGAGTCAGCAGCACCCCGGCGTTGGCGGCGATGGAGCGGCCCGGCTCGAACAGCAGGGTCAGACGCTCGCTGCCCGGCCATCTCGACAGGCGCTCCAGCAGGGCGGTGGCGTAGTCGAAGGGCGCCGGAGGATGTTCGTGGCGGTAGGGCACGCCGAGGCCGCCGCCTAGGTCCAGGTGCTCGACCTCGATGCCGCGCTCGCGCAGGCGCTCGAGCAGCACCAGCAGCCGGTCGAGGGCATCGAGGAAGGGCGAGAGCTCGGTGAGCTGGGAGCCGATGTGGCAGTCCAGGCCGACCACCTTCAGGTGGGGCAGCTCGGCCGCCAGCTCATAGGCGGCCAGCGCCCCGTCCACCGGGATGCCGAACTTGTTGTCCTTGAGTCCCGTGGAGATGTAGGGGTGGGTGCCGGCGTCGACGTCCGGGTTCACCCGCAGCGAGACCGGCGCCACCATGCCGAGCCGCGCCGCCACCGCGTCGAGGCGCTCCAGCTCGGGGCGCGACTCCACGTTGAAGCACTTGATGCCCGCCTCCAGCGCGCGGGCCATCTCGGCCTCCTGCTTGGCCACGCCGGAGAAGACTACCCGGGCGGGGTCCCCCCCGGCGGCGAGCACGCGTTCCAGCTCTCCCACGGAGACGATGTCGAAGCCGGCGCCCATCCTCGCCAGCAGGCCCAGTACCGCCAGGTTGGAATTGGCCTTCACCGCGTAGCAGATCAGGTGCGGGTGGCTGCCCAGCGCCTCGGTGTAGGCGCGGAAGTGGCGGGCCAGGGTCGCCCGGGAATAGACGTAGCAGGGCGTGCCGAACTCGTCGGCGATGCGGGGAAGCGGCACGTCCTCGCCGTAGAGGACGCCGTCGCGGTATTCGAAGTGGTCCATGCTAGCTCTCGCCTCGGAGAAACGCGGATTTATTGCTGCGCTCGATATCCTGGCCGCCGGCGGTGCCGAGGCGTCGGACCGTCACAATCCTCATTGAGCAGCCAGTCAACTCCGGTTGCTGTGCTCCGGCGGCGATCAGCCTATCTTTCGCTCGCGACATAAATCAGCGCTTCTCTTGGGAATCGGTGTCGTCCTGCCGGGGTGCGTCGTCGTCCGACGCCGCCTGCTGGCCGGCAGGGTCGTAGCGTTCGGCGGCCGCCTCGTCGCCGGGCGGGTAGAGCGGGCCCTTCTGGCCGCAGCCGGCCAGGACCAGGCCGAGGGCCAGGGCGAGGGCCAGGGCGGCAGGGAGGAGCCGTCGCATCAGGCCTGGCCCCCCAGGCTCGCCAGGGCGTCACGCGCCCGCTGGGCCGCGGCCCGCACCTGGTCCGGGGCGGTGCCGCCGATGTGGTTGCGGGCGGCCACCGAGCCCTCGAGGGTCAGCACCTCGAAGACGTCGGCCTCGATGGTGTCCGAGAACTGCCGGAGCTCCTCGAGGCTCATCTCGGAGAGGTCCTTCTTCTCCCTGAGGCCGAAGGCCACGGACTGGCCGACGATCTCGTGGGCGTCGCGGAAGGCCACGCCCTTGCGCACCAGGTAGTCGGCCAGGTCGGTGGCGGTCGAGAAGCCGCGACGGGCGGCCTCGGCCATGCTGGCCTTCTTCGACTCGATGGCCGGCGCCATGTCGGCGAAGGCGCGCAGGCAGCCCTTGACGGTGTCCAGGGTGTCGAACAGCGGCTCCTTGTCCTCCTGGTTGTCCTTGTTGTAGGCCAGCGGCTGGGACTTCATCAGGGTCAGCAGGCCCATCAGGTGGCCATAGACGCGGCCGGTCTTGCCGCGCACCAGCTCCGGCACGTCGGGGTTCTTCTTCTGCGGCATGATCGAGGAGCCGGTGCAGAAGCGGTCGGGCAGGTCGATGAAGTCGAACTGGGCGCTGGTCCACAGCACTAGCTCCTCGCTCATCCGCGACAGGTGCATCAGCAGGATGCTGGCGAAGGAGGTGAACTCGATGGCGAAGTCCCGGTCGCTCACCGCATCGAGGCTGTTCTCGGCAGGCCGCTCGAAGCCCAGCAGCTCGGCGGTGACGTGACGGTCGATGGGGTAGGTGGTGCCGGCCAGCGCCGCCGCCCCCAGCGGCAGCACGTTGACCCGCTTGCGACAGTCGAGCAGGCGCTCGTGGTCGCGGGCAAGCATTTCCTGCCAGGCCAGCAGGTGGTGCCCGAAGGTCACCGGCTGGGCGGTCTGCAGGTGGGTGAAGCCGGGCATGATGGTGTCGGCCTCGCGGTCGGCCAACTCGATCAGCCCCTCGCGCAGGCGCGCCAGCTCGGCGGCGACGACGTCGATCTCGTCACGCAGGAAGAGGCGGATGTCGGTGGCCACCTGGTCGTTGCGCGAGCGGCCGGTGTGCAGCTTCTTGCCGGTGATGCCGATCTTGTCGGTGAGCCGCGCCTCGATGTTCATGTGCACGTCTTCCAGGGCGACCGACCACTCGAACTCGCCGCGCTCGATCTCGCCGCGGATCTCGCCGAGGCCCTCGATGATGGCGTCGCGCTCCGCATCGGTCAGCACGCCCACCCTGGCCAGCATGGTGGCGTGGGCGACGGAGCCCTGGATGTCGTGGAGGGCGAGGCGCTGGTCGAAGTCGACCGAGGCGGTGAAGCGTTCGACGAAGGCGTCGGTGGGCTCGCTGAAGCGGCCCCCCCAGGACTGGTTGGTGCCGGGGGTGGAAGGACTCGGGCTCATCGGGCTGGACATCCTGCTTGACGATGGGAGTGGGTGACGGCCGGGGACCGGCCGCAGCACCGCCGCAACGGCGCTGCCTTGACATGGCGGAAAGTGTACCAGAGTCCGCGGGGCTGGCGAGGGGCGTCGGGGCAAGGTCGTCGGGGCCCGCCCCGATTTTTCCTGCCTCGCGTGGTGCTTTATGATGACGCATATCCATATCATCACCGGGCGCCGGCGCACCCTGCGCTTTCGGCAGGCCAACCGGTACGGGAGAACCACGTGCAAGCCATCACCACCCTGCGAATCGCCACCCGCAAGAGTCAACTGGCCATGTGGCAGGCCGAGCATGTCCGCGACCGCCTGATGGCCGCCCATCCCGGCCTGCAGGTCGAGCTGGTCGCGATGTCCACCCGCGGCGACAAGATTCTCGACACGCCGCTGGCCAAGGTCGGTGGCAAGGGGCTCTTCGTGAAGGAGTTGGAGGAGGCGATGCTCGACGGTCGTGCCGACATCGCCGTGCACTCCATGAAGGACGTGCCGATGCACTTCCCCGAGAGCCTGGGTCTCTCCGTGATCCTCGAGGGCGCCGAGCCCACCGACGCCTTCGTCTCCAACCACTACGCCTCGCTGGATGAGCTGCCCGAGGGGGCCCGCATCGGGACCTCGAGCCTGCGCCGCGGCCTGCAGATGCGCGAGGCGCGCCCGGACCTCGAGGTCTTGAGCCTGCGCGGCAACGTCCAGACCCGGCTCGGCAAGCTGGATGACGGCGAGTTCGATGCCATCCTGCTGGCCACCTCCGGCCTGCGTCGCCTGGGGCTCGAGGAGCGCATCACCATGGAGCTGCCGCCCGAGGTCTGCCTGCCGGCCTGTGGTCAGGGGGCGCTGGGCATCGAGTGCCGCCTGCACGACCCCGAGCTGCTCGCCCTGCTGACGCCCCTGGACGACGAGGTCACCGCGACCCGGGTGCGGGCGGAGCGCGCCATGAACACCCGCCTGGAGGGCGGCTGCCAGGTGCCCATCGGCGGCCACGCGGTGTTCGAGGATGACGGCCATACCCTCTGGCTGCGGGCCCTGGTGGGCAACCCGGAGGGGACTCGCGTGCTGCGCGCCGAGGGCCGTGGTTCCATCTACGAGCCGGAGGCGCTGGGCATCCGCGTGGCCGAGGAGCTGCTCGACCAGGGTGCCGGCGAGATCCTCGCCGAGGTCTACGGCGCCGGCTGATGGCGGACCTTCCGGTACTGATCTCCCGCCCGGGCGAGCGGGCAGGCCCGCTGGCCGCCGCCATCGAGGCCCGCGGCCTGCCCGTCGAGCGCCTGGAGATCATGCACCTCGAACCGCTGCCGGAAACCCCGGCGGTGCGTACCGCCTGGCTGGACATCGACCACTTCCACAAGGTGGTGGTGGTGAGCCCCTTCGCCGCCGAGTGCCTGGCGGCGGCGCTGGATCACTACTGGCCCCAGCTGCCGGTCGGTATCGACTACTATGCGGTAGGGGCGTCCACCGCGGCCATCCTGCACCGGCGCCTGGGGGTGCGTGTGCACGTGCCGTCGCCGGTCGCCGGCGAGGACACCAGCGAGGCGCTGCTGCGCCTCGCCTCGCTGCAGGCCCTGGAGACGCGGCGCGTGCTGCTGGTGGCCGGCGAGGGCGGGCGGGCCCTGCTCGCCGACACCCTGGCCGCGCGGGGCGCCAGGGTGACCCGCCTGGCGGTCTATCACCGCCGTCTCCTGGATCCCTCGCGGTCCATGCAGGCGCGGCTGGCAGAGGGCAATTACCGCGCACTGGTGGTCAGCAGCGGAGAAATCCTCGAACATCTGGCAAGATGGTGTTCGGATGCCGCCTTGAACCAACCGCTAATCGTTTCCAGTGCGCGGTTGGCTACACTGGCCGGCAGGCTGGGGTTTCGTTTCCCCGTCGTGGCGTCGGGTGCCACACCTGCCGCTCTGGCGGTCGCGGTCGCCAGGAGCAGCGCCCCTGAGGAGGCCGATGTCGATCATGATGATCTCGAAAAGGGCTAGCGACAGATGAGCAAGCAACCAAACGAGCAGGACGAACAGCAGACGCCGTCCGGTGCGGAATCGGCGACCTCGGACAGCCAGGCGGGTGGCGAGGCCGACAAGGGCGGCGGTTCGTCCTCCCGGCGCTCGCGTCGTCGGGGCAAGGGCGGGTCATCGGCGCCGGCCGCCGGAGAGGCCAAGCAGGAGGCCACCGCCTCCGCGAAGGCGTCTAGCGAGCCGGCCGCTGCTGCCGCGACCCCTTCCTCCAGCGCCGCCGCGCCGGCGAAGGAGGAGGCTGCCGCGGGCAGTGCCGCCGACAAGGCCGACAAGAAGGCTGACGACAAGAAGGCCGCCTCCGCCGACCAGCCCAAGAAGGACACGACCGCCGCCGGCAAGTCCGGGGCGCAGGGTGCTTCCTCCGGCAAGCCGGCAGCGCAATCCCCGTCCACGGCCAAGGCGGAGACCGCCGGCAGCGGACAGTCCCCGGGTGGCCCGGCCGCCACCGCGACGAGTGACGGCGGCAAGGGTGGCGGCAAGTCCGGGGTCCTGGCCCTGGTGCTGGTGATCCTGCTGGCCATCGGCGTGGCCTTCTTCGGCTGGCAGGCCTGGCAGAAGCTCGAGGCCCAGCAGCAGCGCCTGGCCTCGCTGCCCGCCGATGTGGCCAGCCAGTCCGCCCTGGGCGACCTGCAGGGTAAGCTGGAGAGCGCCGAGTCCGAGCGCAACGCGGCCCTCGACTCCGCCATCTCCGATCTTCGCGGCGAGTTTGCCGACTATCGTGGCAGCGTCGACGAGACCCTGGACAAGGTGCTTGACGAGCTCTCCCGCGAGCAGGACACCGACGAGCGCGACTGGCTCCATGCCGAGGCGGCCTACCTGCTGCGCCTGGCCAACCAGCGCCTGCAGCTGGAGCGCGATGTCGAGGGCGCCGCGGCCCTGCTGCGCACCGCCGATGCGCGCCTGCTCGAGGCCGACAACCCCGCCCTGATGCCGGTGCGCCGCGAGATCGCCTCCGAGCTCGCCGCCCTGCAGTCCGTGCCGAAGGTCGACCGCACCGGTCTCTACCTGGCACTCAACGCCCAGCAGGAACAGATCGCCGGCCAGCCGCTGGCGCAGGACATCGAGGAGATCACCGGCGACGCCACCATCGAGGAGGCGCCCACCGGCGGCTGGCAGGAGCAGCTGTCGCGCTTCGGCAACGAGCTCAAGGACCTGGTCACCGTGCGCAAGCATGACCAGGCGCTCGAGGCGCTGATCGGTCCGGAGCAGGAGTCCTACCTGCGCCAGAGCGTGCGCCTGGTGCTCGAGCAGTCCCAGCTGGCGCTGCTCAAGGAGGAGCAGGACCTCTACGAGGCCAGCCTCGACAAGGTCCTGACGCTGATCCGTGGCTACTACGATACCGATGTCGAGGGCGTCCAGTCGGTGATCTCGCGCCTCGAGGAGCTCAAGCAGCGCAGCATCCGCCCCGAGCTGCCGGACATCAGTGGCTCCCAGCAGGCGCTGGCGACCTTCATCGAGCATCGCTTCGAGAGCCGCGCTGCCGGACAGGCCAGCGGTGGCCAGGGAGATGACGCATGAGAAAGCTGATCCTGATCGTGGTCCTGGGCCTCGCGCTCGGGGCGCTGTTCGGCCAGCTGATGATGTCGGTGCCGGGCTACTGGCTGGTGCGGGTGGGCGACACCTCCTACCAGACCTCCTTCTGGTTCGGCCTGGTCATCCTGCTGGCCGTCTTCATCGTGCTGCACTTCGGCCTGCGCCTGCTGATGCGGCTGACCCGTCCGGTCAGCCGCTTCAAGGTGTGGAACAGTCGCGCCCGCAATCGCAGCGCCATGAAGCGCACCGTGCGGGGGCTGGTGGCCCTGGCGGAGGGTCGCTGGAAGCGCGCCGAGAAGTCGCTGGTCAAGGCCGCCGATGACTCCAGCACGCCGCTGGTCAACTACCTCTCCGCGGCCCTCGCCGCCCACTACCAGGGGCGCTACGAACAGGCCGACACCCTGCTCAAGCGCGCCCACCTCAGCACCGAGGGCGCCGATACCGCGGTGGGCATGATGCAGGCCCAACTGATGCTGGATCGCCAGCAGTACGAGGAGGCGCTGGCGATCCTGACCCGCCTGGACCGCCATCTGCCGAATCACCCCCAGGTCCTCAAGCAGCTCAAGCAGGCCTACCTCAGCGTCAGCGACTGGGATGGGCTGCGCCGCCTGATGCCCCGGATGGGCGCCCTGCAGCTGATCTCCCGCGAGGAGCGCGAGCAGCTCGAGCAGCGCGCCTACCGCGAGCTGATCGGCCAGGAGGCGCGCAATCCCGGCGACATCGAGCGGGTCCGCAACCTCTGGGCCGACATGCCCGACCACCTGCGCACCAACACCGACCTGGTCGTGCTCTATGCCGAGGCGCTGGTGCGGGGCAACCAGGAGGGCATCGCCGAGCGACTGCTTCGCCATTCGCTCAAGGAGCACTGGGACAGCCGCCTGGTGCTGCGCTACGGCCTGCTCGACGTGGATGCCCGTCGCCAGCTGGTGGTGGCCGAGAAGTGGCTGCAGGAACGGCCCAACGATCCGGACCTGCTGCTCACCCTGGGGCGCCTGGCGCTGCGCAATTCCTACTGGGGCAAGGCCCAGGAATACTTCGAGGCGAGCCAGCGCCAGCGGCCCAGCGGCGTGACCTGCGCCGAACTGGCCCGGCTCTACGCCAACCTGGGCGAGCACCAGAAGAGCCAGCTCTTCTACCGCCAGAGCGTCGAGCTGCTCGACAAGTCGCTGCCGGCGCTGCCGCAGCCCAGCGAGGAGTCCGACAAGGAGAAGCGCAAGACGGCCTGAGGCCGCTCGACCCGCGACTCCTCCTCCACGGGGCGCCGGACGGCGCCCCGTTTTGCTGTCCGGCGAATGCCGGCTGACACCCGGCAGGCCGCCTGCATCGTCGGCATCGCGGGTGCCCGGCACCCGGTCGCGGGCCTGACCGGCTCCGTCCCGCTCGTTGGCTCAGGGCGCCGGCGATGCCCATCCGTCGAGGCGGATGACGCTCCCGCGAGGCGCGTCGTCGCCTGCACATACGCCAGCGGGGCTGCCGAAAGGCAGCCCCGCTGGCGTATGGGGAACGGGAGCCCGGGGGCTCCGCTCCGCTAGACGTCGTCCTCGCTGGGCTGGCGATGGTCGGGGTCGGCGATCTCCTGGATCCCCTCGGCAGGCTCATCGGCACGGGCGGCCTCTGGCCGACGTTCCCGCGCCGAGGACTCCAGCACCCGCACGTTGGCCGCCGGTGAGCGGCCCTGCTTGTCCTCGCCGAAGTACAGCGTGGTGTGCGGGAAGGGGATCTCGATGCCGGCCTCGTCGAAGCGCAGCTTGACCAGGCGGTTGTAGGCACGTCCCACCGCCCACTGGTCGCCGGGCGTGGTCTTGATGACCACCCGGATGTTCACCGAGCTGTCGGCCAGGGCTACCACGCCGGCCACGGTGAGGGGCTCCAGCAGCTTGTGGCCATGCTCCTCGGAGGCCTTGAGGTCTTCGAAGGCCAGCTTGAGCTGGTCGATGGCCTCGTCGATGCTCTCGCGGTAGGCGATGCCGTACTCGCCGACATGGTTGCCGAACTCGCGCATGTAGTTGGACACGGTGTCCACGCTGGAGAAGGGCACGATGTGGTAGGTGCCGGAGAGGTCGCGGATGCCCACCGAGCGGATGCTCAGCTTCTCGGCCGTGCCGGTGATACCGCCCACCGTGACCACGTCGCCGGTGTTCATGGCGTTCTCCACCTGGATGAAGATACCGGTGATGATGTCCTGCACCAGCTTCTGGGCACCGAAGCCGATGGCCAGGCCCAGCACCCCGGCACCGGCGATCAGTGGGCCGATGTTGATGCCGATCTCGGAGAGCACGATCATCGCCGTCATGGTGATCAGGGCGATGGCCAGGGCGTTGCGGAACAGGGCCAGCAGGGTCTGGGCCCGCGCCGACGGCACGCCGCCGCCGGTCTCGGGACTGAGCTTGTGCTCGATCAGGCTGGCCAGGCCCAGCCAGACCGCCGCGGCCACCACCAGGATCACGAACACGCTGACGGACTTGCCGATGAGCTCGCGGCCGGCCTCGGAGGCGTACCAGCCCGCCAGGTCGAAGGCCCCCCAGGCGCTCAGCACCACCATGATCACCGTGATCAGGATGATCGCACGGATGATGCGCAGGGCATTGGGCACGTAGCTGTTGAGGCGGGGCTCGAGCATCGGCAGCTTGCGCCGCAGGTCGTCGGAGAGCCGGATCCGGCGCCCGATGGTCTGGGTCAGGAAGGACGACACCAGCATGCCAACCACCACGGTCGCCAGGGTCTTGAGAGTGGCGAAGAGCACGTAGGGCAGGGCGTCCGCGGGCCGGGTCAGGGTGAGGCCCAGGACCATCACGAAGTAGGCCAGGGCGAACAGGTGCCAGGTGCGCGCGAACAGCTGCAGGGAGACCCGGGTGGCGGCCATGCTCGCCTTCCGGGCCTTTTGGTCGAGGGCGTCACGCAGCCGCCTGCGGTTGCGCAGGACCACCACCACGGCGTAGAGGAAGGCGCCGATCATGATCAGGGTGCCGACGCTCTGGCCCAGGGTGGGGGCCAGGTAGGCGCTGATCAGCGGCACCACCACCATCAGCCCGTAGCCGACCAGGCCGATGAGCCGGGCGATCCAGCGGTTCCAGTAGGAGGCCTCGTCGGCGGAGATCGGCAGCAGGCGCAGCCCCTCGTAGCGGGACGAGAACAGCATCCGCACGCCCGCCTTGAGCAGCTCGATCACCAGGAAGGCGTTAAGGAACAGGGAGGCACGGGTGGAGAGCGCGCCGGTCTCGCCGACCGCGAAGGTCGCGACCAGGTTGCCACCGACATAGGCGAGCGCCACCACCAGCACGTCGATCAAGGCGGCCAGGGCCACGCAGAGCACCAGGCGCAGCACCGGGTTGAGCCCCTGGCCGTTGAGCGACCACTGGCTGATGCGGGTGAAGACCGGCTTGGCCAGCCGGCGGATGATCAGGAAGAGCACGACGGTGGCCAGGATCACCAGGCCCAGGTTGATGGTCGCCTCGGTGAAGGCCGCCATGTCGAAGCTGCTGGCCGCCTCGGCGCTGCCTGAGAACAGCCCGGAGACCGCCTCCGCCACGTTGGACAGCTGGGTGCCGACGTCGCCGGCGATCTGGCTGGTGGCCTGGGCCAGCTGACGAGGCAGGGAAGGCTTCTCGGCGGCGGCCGAGGACGCTGCGCTGGCCGCCTCGGCCGCCGGGGTATCGGCGGCCAGGCCGCGCAGCTGCTCGATCAGCTGCTGCCGGCTCTCGGCGTTCTCGAGCAGGTCGGCCAGGGTGGAATAGGCCGGCGGGGCGTTGCCGGGGTCGGCTTGCTGGGCCTGGGCCGGGATGGCGAATGCCACCAGGGCCATCAGCAGCCAGCCGAGGATGGCAGTAAGGGCTCGCATTGGGATCACGCGGTGACCTCCGTCTCTTGGCGTGTTGGCGATGAGGTGTCGGGGCGTTTGCTCTCTGTCGGCATGATAAGGGTTCGGGGTCACGACCACGACCCGGCTACCGTGAGGCAATTTTATGTACAAACATTGTACATCATGGCTCGGGTATGCCACTATCGTGTCATTGCAGCGGCCCGGGTCGCTGCCCCGAGCAAGGCAAGCATGCGATACTCTTGGCCACCCCACGCGGGTGGCTTTTTTTCGTGACGATGTCCTGACGTGCATTGCTGGGGAGTGGGATGGATCTCGACCCGTTGACACTGCTGGCCGTGGCCGCCGGAGGCGGGCTCGGTGGCATGGCGCGGCTGGCCGTGGGCAACGCCGTGGCGCATCGCCTGGGGGCCGGCTTTCCGTGGGGAACCCTCGCGGTCAACCTCAGTGGCGCCCTGCTGATGGGGGTGCTGGCCGGCCTGCTGGACCCGACATCGTCTTCCCCGGGACCGGCGTGGTCGCTGCTGGCCGTCGGCCTGCTGGGGGGCTATACCACCGTCTCCTCGTTCAGCCTGCAGACCCTGACCCTGGTCCAGCAGGGCCGGGGTGTCGCCGCCATGGCCTACGGCCTGGCGACCCTGGTGGCGGGGTTCGCGGCCCTGCTGGTCGGTGTCTGGCTGGCGGGAGGTCCGGGATGATCGCCTGGCGGGCCTATGGCGTGGTGGGGCTCGGCAGTGCCCTGGGCGCCGCGCTGCGTTACCTCGTCGGATTGGCGCTGGCGGGTCCGGCCTTCCCCTGGGCCACGCTGGCGGTGAATGGCCTCGGCTCGTGGCTGATCGCCGGCTTCGCCGCCTATGCCGCCCACCGGACCAGCGGCCGGGTGGCGCGCTGGCAGCCCTTCCTGGTCGGGGGGTTCTGCGGCGGCTTCACCACCTTCTCCCTCTTCGGCCTCGAGACGCTCCAGCTGCTGGCGGCCGGTCGTCCCTGGCTATCGCTGGGCTATGTGCTGGCCAGCGTGCCGCTGTGGCTGGCGGCGGCCTGGCTGGGGCACCGGGCCGGCCAGCGGGCGGCGGCGCGGGACTGACCTCGTCCCGCCGTCAGGGACCGGGCTCAGCCCTTGGCGCCCCGCTTCGCGGCCTTGTTCTTCTCAGACGCGTTCTTCCCTGATGTTTCCGGCGCCGGCGCGTCACCTCCGGCTCCGGCCTGCTCGGCCGGCGGGGTGAAGTGCTCGCGCAGCAGCGCCAGCAGGCCCTGGGTGGAGGCGTCGAAGTCCTGGCTCCGGGCATCGATGCGCTCGCTGATCTCGCCGGCGATGCGCTTGCCCAGCTGCACGCCCCACTGGTCGAAGGAGTTGATGTTCCAGATCACCCCCTGGACGAATACCTTGTGCTCGTAGAGCGCGATCAGCGCGCCGAGGTTTCTCGGCGTGAGCTCGTCGAGCAGCAGCACGCTGGAGGGACGATTGCCCGGGCAGCTGTAGGGGTCGAGCCGGCTGCCGGTCTGGCTGCCCTCCATGAAGGCATTGGCCTGGGCCAGCATGTTGGTGAGCAGGGCGAAATGGTGGTCCTCGACGCCGGGCTCGGGCTTGAGCGAGGCGATGAAGTCGATGGGCACGTAGCGGGTGCCCTGGTGCAAGAGCTGGAAGAAGGCATGCTGGCCGTTGGAGCCGGTCTGTCCCCAGACGATCGGCCCGGTCTTGTAGTCCACCGGGTGGCCGAAGATGTCCACCGACTTGCCGTTG from Halomonas aestuarii encodes:
- the lptM gene encoding LPS translocon maturation chaperone LptM; this translates as MRRLLPAALALALALGLVLAGCGQKGPLYPPGDEAAAERYDPAGQQAASDDDAPRQDDTDSQEKR
- the lysA gene encoding diaminopimelate decarboxylase, with protein sequence MDHFEYRDGVLYGEDVPLPRIADEFGTPCYVYSRATLARHFRAYTEALGSHPHLICYAVKANSNLAVLGLLARMGAGFDIVSVGELERVLAAGGDPARVVFSGVAKQEAEMARALEAGIKCFNVESRPELERLDAVAARLGMVAPVSLRVNPDVDAGTHPYISTGLKDNKFGIPVDGALAAYELAAELPHLKVVGLDCHIGSQLTELSPFLDALDRLLVLLERLRERGIEVEHLDLGGGLGVPYRHEHPPAPFDYATALLERLSRWPGSERLTLLFEPGRSIAANAGVLLTRVEFLKPGETRNFAIVDAGMNDLIRPSLYQAWQAILPVDTRRPRDTATYDVVGPVCETGDFLGKDRDLAIAADDLLAVRSAGAYGFVMASNYNSRPRPPEVMVDGDRVHLVRRRERLEDLWAGEALLPDDEGEAR
- the dapF gene encoding diaminopimelate epimerase: MLLHFTKMHGLGNDFMVVDLVTQRARLDDGEIRRLADRRFGVGFDQLLVVEPPRDPDMDFRYRIYNADGSEVENCGNGARCFARFVRDQRLTHKHEIHVETAGGPLTLVVENDGQVSVDMGAPRFAPEALPFDAPEDRLVHALDVDGERLEVGVVSMGNPHAVLRVEDVESAPVERLGPAIEAHPRFPRRVNAGFMQVVSPHEIRLRVYERGSGETLACGTGACAAVASGIRQGLLESPVTVHLRGGDLRIEWAGDDAPLIMTGPAERVFDGRVVLN
- a CDS encoding uroporphyrinogen-III synthase — translated: MADLPVLISRPGERAGPLAAAIEARGLPVERLEIMHLEPLPETPAVRTAWLDIDHFHKVVVVSPFAAECLAAALDHYWPQLPVGIDYYAVGASTAAILHRRLGVRVHVPSPVAGEDTSEALLRLASLQALETRRVLLVAGEGGRALLADTLAARGARVTRLAVYHRRLLDPSRSMQARLAEGNYRALVVSSGEILEHLARWCSDAALNQPLIVSSARLATLAGRLGFRFPVVASGATPAALAVAVARSSAPEEADVDHDDLEKG
- a CDS encoding heme biosynthesis HemY N-terminal domain-containing protein; the protein is MRKLILIVVLGLALGALFGQLMMSVPGYWLVRVGDTSYQTSFWFGLVILLAVFIVLHFGLRLLMRLTRPVSRFKVWNSRARNRSAMKRTVRGLVALAEGRWKRAEKSLVKAADDSSTPLVNYLSAALAAHYQGRYEQADTLLKRAHLSTEGADTAVGMMQAQLMLDRQQYEEALAILTRLDRHLPNHPQVLKQLKQAYLSVSDWDGLRRLMPRMGALQLISREEREQLEQRAYRELIGQEARNPGDIERVRNLWADMPDHLRTNTDLVVLYAEALVRGNQEGIAERLLRHSLKEHWDSRLVLRYGLLDVDARRQLVVAEKWLQERPNDPDLLLTLGRLALRNSYWGKAQEYFEASQRQRPSGVTCAELARLYANLGEHQKSQLFYRQSVELLDKSLPALPQPSEESDKEKRKTA
- a CDS encoding uroporphyrinogen-III C-methyltransferase: MSKQPNEQDEQQTPSGAESATSDSQAGGEADKGGGSSSRRSRRRGKGGSSAPAAGEAKQEATASAKASSEPAAAAATPSSSAAAPAKEEAAAGSAADKADKKADDKKAASADQPKKDTTAAGKSGAQGASSGKPAAQSPSTAKAETAGSGQSPGGPAATATSDGGKGGGKSGVLALVLVILLAIGVAFFGWQAWQKLEAQQQRLASLPADVASQSALGDLQGKLESAESERNAALDSAISDLRGEFADYRGSVDETLDKVLDELSREQDTDERDWLHAEAAYLLRLANQRLQLERDVEGAAALLRTADARLLEADNPALMPVRREIASELAALQSVPKVDRTGLYLALNAQQEQIAGQPLAQDIEEITGDATIEEAPTGGWQEQLSRFGNELKDLVTVRKHDQALEALIGPEQESYLRQSVRLVLEQSQLALLKEEQDLYEASLDKVLTLIRGYYDTDVEGVQSVISRLEELKQRSIRPELPDISGSQQALATFIEHRFESRAAGQASGGQGDDA
- the argH gene encoding argininosuccinate lyase; its protein translation is MSPSPSTPGTNQSWGGRFSEPTDAFVERFTASVDFDQRLALHDIQGSVAHATMLARVGVLTDAERDAIIEGLGEIRGEIERGEFEWSVALEDVHMNIEARLTDKIGITGKKLHTGRSRNDQVATDIRLFLRDEIDVVAAELARLREGLIELADREADTIMPGFTHLQTAQPVTFGHHLLAWQEMLARDHERLLDCRKRVNVLPLGAAALAGTTYPIDRHVTAELLGFERPAENSLDAVSDRDFAIEFTSFASILLMHLSRMSEELVLWTSAQFDFIDLPDRFCTGSSIMPQKKNPDVPELVRGKTGRVYGHLMGLLTLMKSQPLAYNKDNQEDKEPLFDTLDTVKGCLRAFADMAPAIESKKASMAEAARRGFSTATDLADYLVRKGVAFRDAHEIVGQSVAFGLREKKDLSEMSLEELRQFSDTIEADVFEVLTLEGSVAARNHIGGTAPDQVRAAAQRARDALASLGGQA
- the hemC gene encoding hydroxymethylbilane synthase, encoding MQAITTLRIATRKSQLAMWQAEHVRDRLMAAHPGLQVELVAMSTRGDKILDTPLAKVGGKGLFVKELEEAMLDGRADIAVHSMKDVPMHFPESLGLSVILEGAEPTDAFVSNHYASLDELPEGARIGTSSLRRGLQMREARPDLEVLSLRGNVQTRLGKLDDGEFDAILLATSGLRRLGLEERITMELPPEVCLPACGQGALGIECRLHDPELLALLTPLDDEVTATRVRAERAMNTRLEGGCQVPIGGHAVFEDDGHTLWLRALVGNPEGTRVLRAEGRGSIYEPEALGIRVAEELLDQGAGEILAEVYGAG